From the Lactuca sativa cultivar Salinas chromosome 9, Lsat_Salinas_v11, whole genome shotgun sequence genome, the window GCAATGCCCTCAATTTAATGCATTTATTCTTAGGCAGTTTTAGGATTGGTAGTACTGTTACTGCATGATGGAATCTTGAAAGGAATGGAATATAAAAACCTGTTGGTTTTGTCGGGTGGAATGGAATGGAAAATGTCACTCCTTCCACTTTGTTTAATTTTCATTCCTTAGCCATGGGGTGTTTTTTTTTACCTTTCCATCATGGAATGGAATGAACAATTGCAGTCTAATTCATTTTTGTTTATGTAACTTTTAATgacgcttttttttttttaaatgctcGTTGTTTCGATTAAATTACTATTTTACTTTCATTCATTAGACCATCTATTCCAATACTATTTAATTATCTCCATTTGTTGCTCCGGTTTACTTCACTGAAACCTACAAATGGGCGATTCATCTTATCAATCATCATAGTCAAAGTTGATTTCAAGTAGAACTCTCATTCATTCATTTGATGGTTGCAGAAATTCAAGTCTTTGGAGAGCCAAGGCAGATAACAAGATGAAAATATGTACACAACAGCTTTGTCAATTAAAAGAGAGAGATCAACTAATTTCTCAGAATGTGGTTTTTGTATAGCGTATATAGTAGTAGTATACCATATATATTGAATTTTCTACAACAACTTTTCTTATATTGAAACTACTTTTATCATACTAACGATTCACATAACAATATATCTTTCTTTATCATATGTtcattgaaataaatattatatagAAGTCTAGTAACCCTTAATTAAGTGGTATGTATAACtatatatatgcatgatgataTTTTATGATCGAAGCAAAGGGATAGCAAACAATATATTTGATCAAATTTAGGCACTCGAGGAACTGAGAAACTATTTTTACAAATTCATTGGCAAAAAAAGACTGAAATAAAAGGAATTGTAGAATGACACATGCACAAGAAGCTCATCTAAACTTCCGTGATCTCATCCAATGCATAGTTGTTTGTGGAAACATTTGCATAATTGACTTTGTTGAACCTCACAACAACTGGATAGCGACTCTTTGGATCCTGCACATCACATGTATTATACTCTATCAATAATTCAACATCAACGACCACTTTTGCACAAAAAAATACTaacgaagaaaaaaaaaagctttACCTGATCAACGGTCACAACTGAGCCTACACCTTTAAACCAGTAGGACTCCTTCCGGAGAATTCTCACCTGAAATTGTTTTGGGTAATAGTTAATATTTGTAGGAAGGAAAAAAGTTAGGTTAATTTTGGCTTTTGTGGAGTAATTACCTTGGCCCCTCTCTTGGGACCAATCGGAGGTGGCTTTGGTGCAGCTTCAGTGGTGGCAGCCGGTGGTGCCGCCGACGCCGCCTCCTCGGCAGCCTTTACAACCACCAGTCTGGAAGACTTGGTGTTCTTGGAGTTGGATGAAAACTTAACCATGGTGCACTTGGCCATGGTTGTGTTGGAGGTTACATTTGGTGCCACCACGAATCCAGTAGCAGCAGATGCCATGCTGCAGCTTGACATTT encodes:
- the LOC111881229 gene encoding photosystem I reaction center subunit IV A, chloroplastic encodes the protein MSSCSMASAATGFVVAPNVTSNTTMAKCTMVKFSSNSKNTKSSRLVVVKAAEEAASAAPPAATTEAAPKPPPIGPKRGAKVRILRKESYWFKGVGSVVTVDQDPKSRYPVVVRFNKVNYANVSTNNYALDEITEV